The sequence below is a genomic window from Veillonellales bacterium.
ATTTATTGTTTCGGAACTTCGTCACTTCCGTGACGAGCGTTCCCGCACATCTGGCTTTTTTCCTTACTTACATTGTTTAGTTTTCAAGGAACACTCGGCTGTTCTCAGCCTGCTGCCGTTTGCGACAACGCGCATGGATGCGCTAGTGTCGAGGGTGTGCCATGGACGGCACGCTTACCCGAGACAGCTTTTATATATTACCACAACCATTTCGGTTATGTCAACATATTTTTTTGCGCGCCGCGGGCTGGAAACTTTTAACGCTGTCCATTTTCATTTCCAATAAATTCATTAGCCAAAGGAAAGGGAAATTGAACATATGTACTAGGCACTTCACCAACAACAACGTATTCGGCGACTGGTACTTGTGTATTCACTGCAACACTTTTACTAACTAACGGCACAACAATTCTAATTTGAGTAGTTGCCAATAAATACACCATATGACGGGTCTGATTAATGCCGGCCTGTTCAAACTTATCTACTACTTTTACCTGAACAGTTCCAACCGGGATAATCGTTACCGTAATCTTGGGTCCCATGCTTGCTAACAGCTGACTTCCTAATACTTGACCTATTGGGATAGTAATCTGCTCCTCTGTTATATTTTTTAAAGAATCTTGAACTTTTATCGTTGTATCTGCCGCCAGTTTATTAAATTCCATTGTGTTGGGCTGTATTAACACAACCCGTCCCCGGCTGTCTACTTTCACTGCGACCAGAGTTTGTGGATCAACACTGTTGCTGATATTCTCATTAATAACATCGTTAATTGATTGTGTCGCAATCAAGGTTGCTTTGGTTTCAGCAATGGCTAATAACGTTGGCTTTAAATGACTTTCTACTACCCAAAACCCAATTAAAGCTGTTATACATAAAATGATGATTACAAAAGACCAGGGCGGTACAGTTTTTTTTCTACGTACGGCGAACCTCATTTTTCTTCCTCCCTGTATGATTCAACGTTTGCCCGGTTGACAAAAAATTATACGTAAGGCTCATTTATTATATGCACTATTGCAGCGTTCGTGAATTGAAAATAAATCATTCCTCAAGTTGACTTTTGAATTTCCATTTAATTCTGCTGTCGGCAGGATTTCGCTTGCCCCGCGTATAATTATTTTCATTTAATTATAGATTTTGGGGGATTTTAACCGTGTCTCTACAGACACACTATGCAAATGTTCGGTACTTATGTGGCAATCTAATATTTATGGTATAATTAAGAAACATATTGGATTCTAGGAGGTTAAACATGCAAAGCAATCGTAGCGGTGACCACCAAAATGGTACCCATCATCGCTCAAAAATCAAATATTCCAAAGTTGCATTTGTTTTGCTGGTAGTATTTGTTGTCATACTCACTGGGGCTGGTCTTGGATTTTTAACTGCCAGCATCAATACTCTGCCTAGCCTAAAAGGTGATATTCGTCCTCCCGCCGCTTCGCAGATTTATGATAGTAATGGTAAGTTAATTGCAACTACCCGATCGGTTGAAAATCGGGTTCCTGTTAGCATCAATAAAATCCCAAAAGATTTACAAAATGCTTTTGTTGCCGTAGAAGACGCTCGCTTTTATCAACATGCCGGCATCGATCCCCGGGGAATTTTACGGGCTGTTTGGTCAAACGTAACTGATCGCGGCGTATCCGAAGGCGGAAGTACAATTACCCAGCAATTAGCAAAAAATGCCTTACTTTCTCAGGAAAGGACCTTGAAGCGTAAAATTCAGGAAGCCTTTTTAGCTTTACAAATCGAACGCCAATACACGAAAAATGAAATATTGGAATTATATCTGAATCAAATTTATTTCGGGCAAGGCGCATATGGGGTTCAGGCAGCCGCGCAAGTATATTTCGGTAAAAACGTAGAAGATTTGAACTTAGCCGAATGTTCCATGCTTGCTGGAATTCCTAAAAGCCCGAACTATTATTCTCCTATGAACAATCTAAAAGCAGCTCAGGCACGACAGGCAACCGTTCTGGAGCAAATGACGAAATACAATTATATTGATCATAATAGCGCAGTCAAAGCGGAGAATACAAAAATCACATTAGCTCCCCGCTCCTCCCACTCCGGCAATGACGCTACTACAGCCTCTTATTTTGTTGACTATGTCACTCAGCAGCTGATTGATAAATATGGTGCCGATGCCGTCTATAAAGACGGCCTGAAAATTTATACTACACTCGACTTAGATATGCAGGCTGCAGCCGAACAGGCTATGAAAAATTTGCCCTCCTCCCGCACTGACGGTAACGGCATTAAGCAGCCGCAAGGAGCTTTAGTAGCAATTGACCCGCATACAGGTTATATCAAAGCTTTGGTGGGTGGACGCGGTGACGACCAATTCAACCGAGCGGTAATGGCCGAACGCCAACCTGGTTCTGCCTTCAAGCCTTTTGTTTATCTGGCTGCAATTGAAAGCGGTATGAATGCGGCATCATTTGTGCAAGATACCCCCGTAAGCTTTGGAAACTGGTCCCCGGTTAACTATGATCGCAAATATCGTGGCACTGTATCCCTGCGCACAGCCTTAGAGGAGTCATTAAATGTACCCACAGTCAAACTGGCAAACCAGGTTGGAATTGACAAACCACTATACTATGCACAGCAAATGGGCATTTCCACGCTGGTTCTGCAAGGCCCAACAAACGACCGCAATCTTGCATCGTCTATTGGCGGTTTAACTCGCGGTGTAACCCCGCTGGAAATGGCAAGCGCATATGGGGTTTTGGCAAATCAGGGCGTACGAGCCGAACCGATAGCTATTATTAAAGTGCTGGATCGAAATGGCAAGGTGCTCGAACAGAACTCCCCCCGCGAAAAAGCGGTCATTAATGAACGTAACGCCTATACTCTCACGGATATGCTGAAGGGTGTAATTACTCGCGGTACGGGGACAGCAGCAAATATAGGACGTCCAGCTGCAGGTAAAACCGGGACAACCGATGACAATAAAGATGCCTGGTTTATTGGTTTTACACCGGATCTTGTCGCAGCTGTATGGATGGGATACGATAATGACGGTAATTTAGGCAGTGTTACCGGCGGTACTATTCCGGCAAAAATTTGGCATGCCTTTATGATTCGGGCGGCAGCTAAATATCCGGCTCGCGATTTTATCCGGCCAAATGGTTTAGTGATTCCCGAATCCACGGAAGCTGAAGATAAATCGAGTACTTCTGACGGAACTCAGCCAAATGCGTCCAAAAATGAAAAAAAAGACGCTAAAACACCGGAACAGGGAAAACCAGCTGAACATAATGCACCGTCAAATGAAAAGACTTTACCTTTATTGCCCGCTCACTCCGATAAACCATCCGCTCTCCCTCCGGCAAAATCGGATAACAATAAACCGTAAGGAACGCAACCGTGAATAAATTTTAAATCGTACAAAAAAAACACGCATAACAACGCGTGTTTTTTTTCTTTTTGCATATACATTTACTATAAGCTAGTAGAAGTATCTTCTTCAAAGAAGAATAACAAGATAATGATAATGATAATAATCCATAGACCGCTGCCGCCAAAACCACCGCAACCAAAACCGCGCCCCATAGTTAATCCTCCTCCCCCTAATAGTGTAACAAAGTTCGCAGACTCCTGATTACCTCTTCCATGTAATATATGGAGTTGATTTCATATCGGTTACTGCAGGATAGTAAAAAGTTCAAGAACACACTCCAGCGTTTTCCCGGTACCGTAAGTAATTATGAAAGACTAGGAGAATTTTCTTCGAAAAAGAACAATAAAATAATAATGATGATAATCCACCATGAACCACGTCCCCCGAATCCGCCACAATGTCCTGCCATTGAAAATACCCCCCTTAACTGTATCATTTTTAAGGGCGTACCGCCCACCCTTCTACTTTTAATATATGGAATAAATTGTTGAAGTGTTACTCCGCTAAAAGTACATTTTTATTGTAACAAGCGCCGAATATGTTTTGGCGCTTCTGCCGCTGCTTTCACCGACTTCATCGTATTATTAATCACCTCAGTAATATTGCGAACTGCATCAATTTTATTAGTCATTGTGTCTATTCGTCGATCCATTTTCACGTTATCAGACGCCAATGTTAAAATGATGACCATAACTTGGAAAGTAAAATCCGGATTAGTGATCACCCTCCTAAACAATCCCGCTAAATTCCCAACTGGCTGAGCCGTTATTACTGCGGAATTATCCATTGGTTCGTCCTTTACGGTAGTTTGGTGAACGGCTGACACTACTGTTTCATTATCTTCTATTCTTGTATGACGTTGCCGTAACCGCATCTGATCATCCCCCGCCATAGAATTATTTCTTAATCTAATATATGACGTATAACCAAAATCGGTTTCTATTAGGGTATGGACACACACAAATTTGTATAATGCGCATAGATTAGCATAAATAAACCCCGGCTTGCACTTTTAAAATTTATCGGGAGGTGTGATTTTCTTGTTGGAGCAATTCGGCAATGTAATGGAAATGGTTAAAAAAGTTCAGCAAAATGTCGGTAATTTACAAGACAAACTCAAAAATGAGCAAGTAGAAGTGTCCAGCGGCGATGTAATAAAAATAACAATGAACGGACAGCAAGAGGTAATCGCGGTTCAAATAAACAGTCAGTATCTGAATCCGGAAAACGCGGCGCTGCTGCAAGACCTGCTGGTAGCCACTGTAAACAACGCTCTGGTAAAATCCCGTGAATTAAACCAAGCAGCAATGAATAAACTGGCAGAAGATATGAATCTGCCAAAAATCCCTGGTCTTTTTTAAGGAGGGGGCACCATGTCAAACGACACCCCGGATAAATCACTTATACAAACTATCACCAGGATGATCGACTCTTTTACCAATGACAGCATGAATTCCGAAACTTTTATTAGCGCATTATCATTACTTTGCCTGCTCTCCATCCTGAATCGTTCCCAGCCAAGCTCCGTACAGTCAGTTGCGCCCGCAAATCATATTTCTCTGCAAAAAATATTGGGAGAATTAACAAAGTCTGACAATAGCGGCGGCCCTTCTCCTGATATGTTAATGACATTACTCCCGCTATTAAACAGCCCGCAGTTGAAAGCAAAACTGAATCCAGCCAACATAACCGCCATACTAGGTCTTGTCAACAGTCTTGGCGGAAACTCTTCCGATAAACATGACGCTGCCAAACAGGATACAGCCAATGAAGCAAAACCGGAATCGCCCGCCGCAGCCGTAACGACTTCAGCGGCCAGTTCTTCCAGCGAAAAAAACATAGCGGAACCGGAGGAATCGGATAAAAAGCCATTAGGACGATATTTAAATTGGAAAAGTAACTTTTGAGTAAAAAAGCGGTGTGGGATTATTGTTAATTCCACACCGCTTTTTTACTCAAATACAATTTTCTTTTCACCAGTTCAACTATACACAGAGGGGTCCTCCTGTTACGACAAGCGGACAACAGTAGCGCCGTCGCCGCCTTCATTTACTTCACCGATGCTGATATCCCGAACCAGATGATGATTTTTGAGATAAGACCGAACACCTTTACGCAGAGCGCCGGTACCTTTGCCATGTATAACAAGGACTTGATGTAAGCCTGCCAATAAGACATCATCCAGATACTTCCCTAAAACTTCTTCCGCTTCTTCAACTGTCATACCGCGTACATCAATCTGCCTATTGACTTCATTAATTTTTGTAAACTGTATTTCCGTTCTTTTGACCGCCGCTTTCGTTTGCTCCGGCCGGCTTGTTAAACGGCAGGCAGTAAGTGGTACCGTTACTTTCATTGCCCCTAATTGTACTAATAAGTCACTATTGCCCACTGATAAAACCGTTCCCTTTTGCTGTAACGTAGTCACAAAGACGGACATTCCGGGCTGCGCTTGTTCCAATGCGACAGGCTGGGCTGTATCTTCTTCATCATCGCTTGTCAGATTTTCCAAACCTTCGCGCAGTTTGGTTCTGGTATTTTGAATAACCCGTTGCCTAGCCTGCGCATTCTGGGTAAAGGACTGAGCTTTCAGTTCGGCAATCATCTCTTCCGCGGTCCGCCTTGTTTGACGCAAAAGCAGCGAAGCCTCCCTGCGCGCCTTTGCCAAAACTTCAGTTTTATTCCGAAGCAGGTATTCCTGTTCGTTAGTTAGCTTTTCCTGCAATGCTTTGAGTTCTTGCTGTTGACGGGCAACCTCTTCCTGCTGCTGAAGATAGGATTTTTTCTGAATCTCGAGGTTGGTAATCACCGTCTCCAGTTCAGCATGCTCTGTGCTAATCATCTGCTTCGCCCGCTGAACAATGGAGTCCTCCAGCCCCAGCCGCCGGCTGATAGCAAACGCATTGCTGCTCCCTGGGATACCAATCAGCAGCCTGTATGTCGGTTTTAGCGTTTGTATATCAAATTCTACACTGGCATTTTCAATCCCCGGCCTGGAATAGGCAAATGTCTTCAATTCGCTATAATGAGTTGTGGCAATTGTTTTTACCTCAATCGAAAGCAAATATTCCAAAATGGCCATCGCCAGCGCCGCACCTTCATCCGGATCCGTTCCGGCGCCAATCTCGTCAATCAAAACTAAATCATGTACCGATACATGTTTTAGAATTTTAACTAAATTGGTCATGTGCGCGGAAAAAGTGCTGAGACTTTGTTCAATGCTTTGTTCGTCACCGATATCGGCAAAAACCTCTTTGAAGACAGTCATCTCGGACCCAGCGGCTGCCGGAATAAATAAACCGGCCTGGGTCATGAGTGTCAGCAGACCAAGGGTTTTAAGCGTGACAGTTTTCCCCCCTGTATTGGGGCCGGTTATCAGCAAAGTATTAAATTTTTTCCCGATATATATATCCACCGGTACCACTTTGTCTTGGGAAATCAGCGGATGCCGGGCTTTAATGAGCTTGACATATCCCTCCCGATTGATAATAGGTATGGAAGCGTTCATGTCAAAACTAAGCTTAGCCTTTGCAAAGGCAAAGTCAATTTGCGCCATAGCCTGACCATTTTCCCTTAAAGGTATGACCACCTGGCGAATTTTATCACTGATCACTCGAAGAATACGCTCGATTTCATTCTTCTCCGCCGACATAAGCTGCTTGATCTCGTTGTTTAAATTCACCACTGCCATAGGTTCGATAAAAACAGTAGCACCGCTGGCCGACTGGTCATGAACAATTCCGGGAAAGCTATGGCGGTATTCCTGTTTAACCGGAATCGCATAGCGGTCGCCTCTCACCGTTACCAAAGCTTCCTGAAAATATTTTTGATACTCCGTGGATCGTAAAATACTGTCTAATTTTTCCTTAACCCGGTGCTGCGCCAGCCGAATTTCCCGGCGTAGGCGCAAAAGTTCAACGCTGGCATCATCCCGCAGCGTTCCCTGCTCGCTAATCGTACTGTCGATCGCATTCTCAATATTCCGCAGCACGGTAATCGTCGCCGCTATTCGGGCCAAACGGGGAGCCGGCTCAGCCAGCTCGGCAAAAAAATGCCAAATACGCCGGGCGGCATACAAAGTACTTCCAATGGCCAACAGTTCTTCCGGCTCCAGGCTAGCTCCCAGCTCCGCCCGTTTGAGACTGGTGCGAACATCGCGAATTCCCCCTAAGGGAACAGCCGCAATCCCGCCTAGAATAGTCCTTGCTTCAGCCGTTTCACCCAGACGCTCTTCCACTATTTCTATTTCACTGACCGGCTGCAATTCTTCCGCCAGTTCCCGTCCCATAACCGAACCGGCCCGTTCCGCCAGCATGGCTACTATTTTAGGATATTCAAGAATATGAAATACAGCTTGTTCCATTTGCCTCTCCCCTATATTATGCCCCTAAAGTAATGACCTCTAGTAATGTTCTCATGTTCCAGCATACGCAGCTTATCCTCTACCAGCAGCGGATGCTTATTCCCCTGGTCAAGCAATTCCCGATATAGCTGAGTAATTTTGGCTAAATGAGCTGTGTCGCTCTTCTTTCCTTCAATCCGAATCCGCTGAATCCCCAGCTGACTGAATTTCACTACATGGGGCAGCATACTCAGCTCTTTGGCATTCAGAATATGCATACGGCAGTATTGATCGGCTGCCACCGGAAAAAGTTCATCCTTACGATCCTTTAACCAAAAATCTCTTTTGCCGCAGGGCTGACTGCATCTGCCCGTGTGCAGCTGCCCCAAATAACTGCCCATAGCGCAATATTCAGATACCATCAGCGTTATATAGCCGTGCACTAAACACTCTAAAACCATATTCGTACGACCGGCAATCTCCTCAACTTGACCAAAGGTCAGCTCCGGTGATAATGTCAGACTGGAAATATTTTGTTTGGCAAAAAAGTCAACGGATACACTATTATATATATTAAGTGGATAATCTCCATGCAGCGGTAGATCAATTTGCTCCTGAGCCAATGACAAGGTGCCCAGATTAGCAACACTGACTCCATCCGGCTGCAGCCGGTTGAATAACTCTAGTTCTTCTTTCAGTTCAGGCATCTGCCATTCTTTTACAATCCGGGGTGTGTTAAATATAACTTTTTTCCCTTGCTCATGTGTTTCAGTCACTGCCTGCTCATACTCAGCGGCAGTAATTCGTCGATGTAAAAACGATTCTCCGCCAAACAACAGGATATCCGCCCCATTTTCCAATGCCGCCTGCAGCTTTGGTATCGTATCAACATTAACAGCAAGCTCTGTCACTGCTGAATTCTTCTTATTGTTTATCGGTCTTGGTAAGATATCCCTTTCCCTGACAACAGTATCCGCCGGTAACGGCCGGAAAAATTTCTTTAACCGGGACTGTTCCAATGCTTCCACCGCCCGGCGCCTGGCATCGTTGATTTCACTAACGGGCACCATTACATTGCCGGAAATCCGGCAATCAAGCTGCTCCATCACGAAAGCGGTATTGCCAAGCCGCTCCACTTGCTTGGCAATCGTCGTTTGAGTTAACGGTCGATTCCTTGCTTTTTCGGCAATAAATGCGGTAGCTGCTTCACCTTTATTCCCGTCAATATCACGTAAGGTAATGCGTAACGGCTCTCCCTCCTCAACTTGTACAGTAATGGTTACCGGGATCCGGTGAATTGAGGTGGAATCGGCAAAAAAGTTTCTCGCCCGTTCCATCAGTTTGGCATCAAAGACCTTAAACACCCGGTCGTTATCCCGAACTCCTATCGGTGCGGGAATGCTCACTTCTGTACCTGCGGGAGCATGCGCTGCCAGCTTGCCATTCACATACATATCATGAATGGTGACACTGACTCTCCCGCCAACTTTCACCCAAAATTCAATAATATCCTCCATATTAAGCGGCTCATCTAGTTTAATCGTTGCCAGCTTTTCCGCCTGCCGATATGTCACCACTCGCCCAATGCGAACGCCGCGGTTATTCGGCCGGCGATCACTCATCATATAACGTCCCTGTTTTTTCTGCAGATACGCCGTAGTAAAATCCCGGTTAAAAATTTGGGCCAAATCCTTATTGTCTTGCTCATCCACTGCATAGCCCTTTTGATTTGCCAAAAAAGAATCAATGGCCCGCCGGTAAATATCCACAACCACAGCCACATATTCCGGCCGTTTCATCCGCCCTTCGATTTTAAATGACGTTACGCCGGCGTTAATCAATTCCGGCAATAAGTCAAGGGTATTTAAATCTCTGGGACTAAGCAAATATTCCCCGCAATCCGCTTGCGACAAAACATTGCTGCCGGTATGATCAACCAGCGTATACGGCAGCCGGCAAGGCTGAGCGCAGCGCCCGCGATTCCCGCTGCGTCCGCCGATCATACTGCTCATCAAGCACTGACCGGAATAGCTAATGCATAAAGCGCCATGAATAAAAGTTTCGATCTCAATATTCGTATGCTGGCAGATATATTCAATGTCCGCTAAAGAAAGTTCCCGGGACAATACCACCCGTTCAAATCCTATTGCCGCTAAAAGCTGTACTCCGGCCAAATTGTGCACCGTCATTTGCGTACTGCCATGAAGAATCATCTGAGGCACAATTTGACGGGCAATTTCTGCTACGCCCACGTCTTGGACAATAATGGCATCCACACCAATTTCAGATAAGTAGCGCAAATAAGTAATTAGCGCCGGAACTTCACTATTATCTACCAGTATATTTACCGTTACATGAACCAATACTCCATGCAGATGGGCAAAGCGTACCCCGGCGGCTAATTCTTCATCATCAAAATTCGGCGCAAAGGCACGCGCACCAAAGGCCTTTCCGGCAAGATAGACTGCATCTGCGCCGCTTTCTACCGCTGCAATTAAAGCTTCCCGACTGCCAACCGGCGCCAATAATTCAATCACTTGATTTCATCCCTTCTTTGTCTTTATACTCCTATTGCCGGAGCTAATTACTGCGGAAATCATCAGGTCAACGAAAAGAAGAAGGGACCGTCCCTTCCTCTGCTGTAATTCTTTCATAGTTTGTGTTGTGTTTTAACATAATTGGGCTGAACTTGTTTTTCCTGCTGCCTGATAAATTGAATTAGCTGGTGGACATCTGAAATCAGCTGATCAATTTTTGCCCATTGCTCACCGGCGGGACTGAGAGGGTTCTCCCGCATCGTTTTAAAATAACTTTCAAAATCCTGTTTGGTCAATGGCTCTTTCTCGATTTTCTTAATTACTGAAAAGACACCGCAGCTTTCCAAACGGGCCAGTTTGATATCTTTAAGATTAGTCATATCCATTCCCTGCCGATGGAGTTCCTGCCGCAGATCATCATAGTTAAATTGTGTTTTTACAAAATTTTCACGAATAATTTGACCATCCTGGATTAACGTTATTGGCGTTCCTTCAAACCATTTACGCAACGTTGTACTTTTCAAAGATAAATAAGCTAACAGCTGCTGTAATATGAACAAGGCTGCCAACCCTTCAACTCCATCAAGCATTGTCTGGTTTTTATCCATCGAAGCAGTAACAATAATATCGCCTATCCCCACCATGATAACAAAATCAAAAGGAGAAAACTGGCCTACTGTACGATTTCCCATTAACCGGACAACGATCAAAGCCACAGCAAAAAGCGCCAATATATGTAATAAAACCTGCCCAAGATCACCAATCGCCAACACATAACCACCCCTTTTGGTGGTATTATTGTCCATCATCAGGAGTGTTATACCCGTTACTTTTCTTCCTTCACCATTTGAATCAGCTGCTGGTAATCCTGCTCAAGCCGCAAAAAATCATCCGCAAGATTCAATGCCGCCAACACGGCGACCTTTGATGGCGACAGCCGCGAATCAGTTTTGGCTACCTGCTTCATTCGTTCATCTACCAGCGCAGCGATTCTTTTTACTCGCTCTGCTTCCAGATCGCCCTTTAAGGCATAGGATTCACCAAATATTTCAACCGTAATTTTACATATTTTTTCATCCATAATTTCACCTAATAGACATTATTCTCTTTAGTTTACATTCGCCTCACTCGCTGCAATTCCTGCATAATAAAAGAAAAAGCAGCTTATGTTTGCTTACATAAACTGCTTTTAACGATTATCGCTTAGCGCTGTTTCGCTTTAAATGTTTTCTCCAGACAAGCAACAATATTACCATAATGTTCATCGACTTCAACATCGGTTAAGGTTCTATCCGGCGAGCGAAAAGTAAGCGAGAATGCCATACTCCGGAATCCTGCCGGAACCTGTTCCCCGGTATAAACATCAAACAGCCGGACTTCACTCAGCAGTTCTCCCGCACTATCGGTAATGGCCTGAGAAACCCGCTCCCCTTCGACCTCCCGCGGTAAAATAATTGCTAAATCCCGGCCAATCGCCGGAAATTTTGGCAATGGCTGATAGCTTATTTGGGGCTCAGCTTGCCGAATTAAATCTTGAATCCTCAATTCAAATATATAGACCGGATGGCTCATATTAAAAGCCTGCAGCACTTGGGGATGCACTTCTCCCACTGTAGCTATAATCTGATCTTCCTTTCTAAAAGCGGCCGTCTTCCCCGGATGCAGCGACGGATGCGCTGCGGCTGCTACAGTATAATCTGTCACTCCCAATCGTTCCAGCAATACCTCGACCGCCCCTTTGGCATCATAAAAATCAACTGATTCTGTAGACTGATTCCAAGATATTTCATTTTTCTTACCGGTTAATGCGCCACATAACATCAATGGTTCCTCCGGCCAATCTTCCAGCGGCAGAGCCTGGGGCAAATAAACAGCGCCTAATTCGAAAATTTTCATACTGTCATTCTTGCGGGAGAAATTTCGAACAATCGTTTCCATAATTCCACCCAATAGCGTCGTCCTCAACAAGGGAAAATCATCCGTAATGGGATTAAGAATCGGTATAGCAGTCCGCCGATCGTCTGTCTGGGGAATGTTCAATTTATCCAACGTATCAAGATGGGTGAAACTAAAAGAAACAACTTCACTAAATCCGATTGCTGTCAATACGTCTTTTATTTTATCGACAATGGACTGAGTAGCACTCTGTCTTCCCTGGAGCATGTCACCGTTCGGTACATGAGAAGGAATTTTATCATAGCCGTAGATACGTGAAACTTCTTCTGCAATATCGGCAGGACCGCTAACATCGCCTCGCCAAGTGGGTATGGTAACGGTAACCTCCTTACCCTTTGCTGCCACTTCAAATTCTAAACTTTTCAATATTTGAAGCATGGTTGCAGCTGGAATATCGGCACCTAAATAAGTGTTGATCTGCTCGGGAGCAAAATGAATCTGTGTCGGAAGACACAGATCAGGATAATTGTCAATAATCCCCGGACACACCTTGCCGGCCCCCATATCCTCCAGCAGCTTGGCAGCCCGGTCAAGCGCCCGCACCGTATTCGCTGTATCGACTCCCCGTTCAAACCGGCCGGATGCTTCTGAGCGCAGTCCTAAGGCACGGGATGTCCGCCGGATACTGGCGCCATTAAAAGCTGCCGCTTCCAATAAAACCGTTTGGGTATTTGCCGTAACCTCCGTGGCTAACCCCCCCATAACGCCGGCGATTCCAACTGCCTGCACCGCATCGGCAATAACCAGCATCTCGGCGGTAAGTTCCCGTTTTACACCATCAAGGGTGGTAAGCCGCTCGCCTGGCAGTGCTTTACGTACAGTAATACTATGCCGTGATAATAAGTTGTAATCATAGGCATGCATGGGAAAACCTAATTCCAGCATTACAAAATTGGTTACATCCACAACATTATTGATTGACCGTATGCCTGCCGATTGTAGGCGATGTTTAAGCCACTCCGGCGATGGCCCTACTTTAACCTCTGTCAAAATTCGGCCTGTAAAGCGGGAACACAAATCAGGAGCATCAATCGTCACATCAACCAGATCATTTGTTTTTTTCTCACCGGTCTCCCGCAAATTCAACATCGGTTTTTTCACACTGCCGCCCGTTAAGACTGCAATTTCCCTGGCCAAGCCAACCATACTGAAACAATCGGCGCGATTAGCGGTAAGCTCAAATTCCAGCACTACATCATCCAAACCCAATATGGTCCTAATATCTGCGCCCAGCGGCGTATCGGCAGGTAAAATATAGATCCCTTCCTTATCCCTGGACGATAAAGTTTTGGCATCCAAATCTAATTCTGCCGCCGAACACATCATCCCGTAAGATAAGATTCCCCGAAGCTTACTGGCCTTTATTTTCATGCCATTCGGCAATTTAGCCCCTACTAAAGCAACGGGGATAATATCCCCGAGCGATA
It includes:
- a CDS encoding YbaB/EbfC family nucleoid-associated protein, which produces MIFLLEQFGNVMEMVKKVQQNVGNLQDKLKNEQVEVSSGDVIKITMNGQQEVIAVQINSQYLNPENAALLQDLLVATVNNALVKSRELNQAAMNKLAEDMNLPKIPGLF
- a CDS encoding penicillin-binding protein 1A, coding for MQSNRSGDHQNGTHHRSKIKYSKVAFVLLVVFVVILTGAGLGFLTASINTLPSLKGDIRPPAASQIYDSNGKLIATTRSVENRVPVSINKIPKDLQNAFVAVEDARFYQHAGIDPRGILRAVWSNVTDRGVSEGGSTITQQLAKNALLSQERTLKRKIQEAFLALQIERQYTKNEILELYLNQIYFGQGAYGVQAAAQVYFGKNVEDLNLAECSMLAGIPKSPNYYSPMNNLKAAQARQATVLEQMTKYNYIDHNSAVKAENTKITLAPRSSHSGNDATTASYFVDYVTQQLIDKYGADAVYKDGLKIYTTLDLDMQAAAEQAMKNLPSSRTDGNGIKQPQGALVAIDPHTGYIKALVGGRGDDQFNRAVMAERQPGSAFKPFVYLAAIESGMNAASFVQDTPVSFGNWSPVNYDRKYRGTVSLRTALEESLNVPTVKLANQVGIDKPLYYAQQMGISTLVLQGPTNDRNLASSIGGLTRGVTPLEMASAYGVLANQGVRAEPIAIIKVLDRNGKVLEQNSPREKAVINERNAYTLTDMLKGVITRGTGTAANIGRPAAGKTGTTDDNKDAWFIGFTPDLVAAVWMGYDNDGNLGSVTGGTIPAKIWHAFMIRAAAKYPARDFIRPNGLVIPESTEAEDKSSTSDGTQPNASKNEKKDAKTPEQGKPAEHNAPSNEKTLPLLPAHSDKPSALPPAKSDNNKP
- a CDS encoding endonuclease MutS2, coding for MEQAVFHILEYPKIVAMLAERAGSVMGRELAEELQPVSEIEIVEERLGETAEARTILGGIAAVPLGGIRDVRTSLKRAELGASLEPEELLAIGSTLYAARRIWHFFAELAEPAPRLARIAATITVLRNIENAIDSTISEQGTLRDDASVELLRLRREIRLAQHRVKEKLDSILRSTEYQKYFQEALVTVRGDRYAIPVKQEYRHSFPGIVHDQSASGATVFIEPMAVVNLNNEIKQLMSAEKNEIERILRVISDKIRQVVIPLRENGQAMAQIDFAFAKAKLSFDMNASIPIINREGYVKLIKARHPLISQDKVVPVDIYIGKKFNTLLITGPNTGGKTVTLKTLGLLTLMTQAGLFIPAAAGSEMTVFKEVFADIGDEQSIEQSLSTFSAHMTNLVKILKHVSVHDLVLIDEIGAGTDPDEGAALAMAILEYLLSIEVKTIATTHYSELKTFAYSRPGIENASVEFDIQTLKPTYRLLIGIPGSSNAFAISRRLGLEDSIVQRAKQMISTEHAELETVITNLEIQKKSYLQQQEEVARQQQELKALQEKLTNEQEYLLRNKTEVLAKARREASLLLRQTRRTAEEMIAELKAQSFTQNAQARQRVIQNTRTKLREGLENLTSDDEEDTAQPVALEQAQPGMSVFVTTLQQKGTVLSVGNSDLLVQLGAMKVTVPLTACRLTSRPEQTKAAVKRTEIQFTKINEVNRQIDVRGMTVEEAEEVLGKYLDDVLLAGLHQVLVIHGKGTGALRKGVRSYLKNHHLVRDISIGEVNEGGDGATVVRLS
- the yunB gene encoding sporulation protein YunB; the protein is MRFAVRRKKTVPPWSFVIIILCITALIGFWVVESHLKPTLLAIAETKATLIATQSINDVINENISNSVDPQTLVAVKVDSRGRVVLIQPNTMEFNKLAADTTIKVQDSLKNITEEQITIPIGQVLGSQLLASMGPKITVTIIPVGTVQVKVVDKFEQAGINQTRHMVYLLATTQIRIVVPLVSKSVAVNTQVPVAEYVVVGEVPSTYVQFPFPLANEFIGNENGQR